A region of Haliotis asinina isolate JCU_RB_2024 chromosome 9, JCU_Hal_asi_v2, whole genome shotgun sequence DNA encodes the following proteins:
- the LOC137296611 gene encoding uncharacterized protein, whose amino-acid sequence MRLFLVLLLVAVVLMSESDAWRRFRFRVRGRRLLRTAGRVYRVYRRYKHIINPAVGALVGKRSIDDLDKNKDGNIDQSEAEELMERRAAEDLLSLADENDDSNVSLEEFSRSIHDFMTIDSDPDLQNVLEKEFADAFDSE is encoded by the exons ATGCGTCTGTTCCTCGTCCTCCTGCTTGTGGCCGTGGTGCTGATGTCGGAATCGGACGCCTGGAGGAGATTCAGGTTTAGGGTCCGCGGCCGACGTTTACTTCGAACCGCTGGACGGGTGTACCGAGTTTACAGGCGATACAAACACATCATCAACCCAGCCGTCG GAGCCCTAGTTGGTAAGCGAAGTATTGACGACCTCGATAAGAACAAGGATGGCaatattgaccaatcagaagctgaGGAACTGATGGAGAGACGGGCAGCCGAGGATCTACTTTCACTTGCTGATGAAAACG ATGATTCAAATGTGAGTTTGGAGGAGTTCTCGAGGAGCATCCATGACTTCATGACCATAGATTCAG accCAGATTTGcaaaatgtactggagaaggaGTTTGCTGACGCTTTCGACTCAGAGTAA